One Skermanella pratensis genomic window, CGTGACGCCCAGCTTCTTGAACACCTCATCCTTGGTGGCGCCCGCGTTCAGCATGTCGAGGGCCGGCTTCGGGTCGTCGGCGAAGATCTTGTAGACGTTGGCGACGTCGAGCCGCACGTCGCCCGCGACGTCCTTGGACTTGGTGCCGGTCGGTCTGGGTACGGCCGCAGGCGCCGATGCAGTCCCGGTGGCCGCCGGAAATGAGCGCAGCGGAGCCGATTGAACGGAGTCTTTGCTCGTTATGCCCTCGAACGCTGCTTTCATCTCGTAGTCCTCTTCCCTGTTTTTACATCGGTTACCTGCAACTGTACGCGCATACTTACTTCATTCAACGAATCATTCCCTGTTCGATCAGGCATTCGTAAATCGCGGACGCCGCGTCTTCAGGCGACGGCTGGACCATCAGCCTGCCCTGGCCGGCCCTGGTCTCGGTCGCCGCCTTCAGGCGGTCGAGCGCCGTGCCGCCCCGCCGGGCCCCCATCAGCCTCGGCCGGGCACGCCACGGCCGGGCGGCGCAGTCCTCGAGGAAAGCGTCGCCGACGCCGTCCGCGGGGAGGGTGTCGATGCTACCCCGTCGGGCGCGGGCGAACGCGCTCTGGCGCGCCGCCGGTGCCGACCCATGCAAAGTCGCGACCAAAGGCAGCCCGGCACCGACCAGCCTGCGCCGTCCCCGCGGCAGAGCCTGCGTCAGATCGGCTCCGTCACCGGAAAGTTCCAGCGCGACAACGTCCGGAACAATCGGACGTTCCAGCGACCGTGCCATAAGATAAGGCACCATGCCGCTGTCTTCGCCACCCTCGGCGACCGCCCCGGCCAGGACGAGGGTCGGCGCCAGTTCCCGCAATCGGGCGACCAGTGCCGGAACCGGATCGACGCCGGGCGGCAGATCCAGCACCTCCAGCCGGTCCAGACCCATGCCCAGATAGTCGCGGAGCGCCGGATTCGCCGGGTCCCCGGCATGGAGCGCGTGGACGCGGGCGGCATGGCCGCTTTCGACCAGTTGCAGGGCCAGTTCCAGCGCTTGGGCGTCGAGCGGCGCCCGCCTGGGGCGGCCCGAAGCCGGGTGGCGGCCGACGGAGAGCAGGACGGCCACCTCAACCATGTCCACCCCGCTCGCGGCGGCGTTCCCGCGCATGCCGGATCAGGGCCGGCATGACGGCCTGGGCGTCGGCCACGATGGCGAGGTCGGCGCGCTTGATCATCTCGGCGTGAAGGTCTGTATTTACGGCGATGACGTGCTTGACCTCCGTGATGCCTTGCAGATGCTGGGGCGCTCCCGCGACCCCCAGCGCGAAATAGCAGCGCGCCGTCACCAGCGTTCCGGACGCGCCGATCTGGCGGTCCCGGGGCAGATGCCCGGCGTCGCAGACGACGCGGCTGCCGCCGCGGGTGGCCCCCAGTACCTCCGCCAGTTCGGCGAACGCTTCCCAATCGGCCAAGCCGTTTCCGGCGCTGACGATGAAATCCGCCTCTGCCAGCGACAGCCGGTCGGGGTCGGTTTCCAGCAGGCGCGCGGAGCGGATGCCCGGCGATGCCGGCAGGGCCGGGACCGGTGCCGGTATCGGCCGCGCCTCGTGGCGGACGTCCTCCAGCGGCGGAAAGGCGTCGGGAGAGATGCTCATCAGCCGCGCCGGGGCACGGCTCAACTCCGACGAGCCGCCGCGGGCACGCCGGCCCGCCTGGGCCGGGGTCAGTGTCCGGACACCCGGAAACAGCCGTTCGCCGGTGGCTGCCGCGACGCGGCGCGCCAGATCGGCACCGCCGGAAGGACTCTCGGCAAACAGCACGTGTCGCGGCTTCAGACTGTCCACCGCGGCGAGCACCAGGGCGGCGCGCTGCTCCGGGCAATAGCCGGCGAATGGTTCGAAGTCAACCTTCATGGCCCGATCGATACCGGCGGCACCCAGGTCGGCCTCCCTTTCGATGCCGGCGGAGAGCGCCGCCACGGCGCCTCCCCCGGCATCGGCGAGGATGCGTCCGGCGGCGATCACCTGGCGATCATGGTCGGTCATCTCCCCGTCGGGCTGGTCCAGGACGACCAGCACCATGAACGCCGGCTCGTCGATGATACGGACGGAAGGCCCGGCTGCGGCGGCCGTTTCGAGGTCGCCCCTGTGTCCCGGATGGGCAAGTGCCGCGCCGCTCCAATCTATGCGACGCCGCGCTCCGACCTGGACGGCGGCACCGGCGCGCTCCGCCCGGGGGTCTCGGCGGCGCCGCCCGCCCGGTGCCGGGGCAGCCCCCCGGGCGATGCGCCGGCGCGGCTGCTCCGACACCGTCAGGGCCAGCAGTTCGGCCCGCGGATCGCGCCGCTTGCGGGTCATGGCCGCGGCTCCGTGGCGGCCAGGACCAACTCGGCGATCTCGGCGACCTGCGGCCTCGGCCCGACGACGCCTTCGAGCATCAGCGCGCAGTTGGGACAGGCCACCGCCACCGTCGCGGCGCCGGTCGCGCGGGCATGGTCCATGCGGACGTCCGGAATGCGCCGCTCGCCCGCCACGTCGGTCAAGGGCGCGCCGCCGCCGCCGCCGCAACAGCTCGACCGCAGGCCGGAGCGCTCCATCTCGACGCGGGTGAGGCCTATCGCGTCGAGCAGGGCCCGGGGCGCGTCGATCTCGCCGTTGTAGCGGCCGAGATAGCAGGGATCATGGTATGTCACGGAGTCCGAAAGGCGGGTTTCGGCCTTCAGCAGCCCTTCCCGCAGCAGGTCCAGCAGGAAGGCGGTATGGTGGACCACCGGAACGTCGAGCCCGAACGGCCTGTACTCGTTCCGAAGGGTATGGAGCGCGTGTGGGTCCGCCGTGACGATGCGGTCGAAACGATAACGGCGCAACGTGGTGACGTTGCGCCGTGCCAGATCCTGGAATGTCGCCTCGTCGCCGAGCCGTCGGGCGACGTCGCCGCAATCCAGCTCCTCCGCCCCCAGCACCGCAAAATCGACGCCGGCCCGGCGGAGCAGCCTGACCAGCGCCCGCAGCGAGCGCTGGGTCCGCAGCTCGAACGCCCCGTCGCCGAGCCACAGCAGCACGTCGCACCCGCCCTTGCCGGCCAGAACCGGCAGGTCGAGGTCCACCGCCCAGTCCAGCCGCCGGGACAGCGGCCGCCCGCCCGGATTGTCGGTCGCCCGAAGCTCCTCCAGCACGCCGGCCGCCTTGCCCGGCGTGGCGCCCAGTTCCAAGGTCTGGAAGCGGCGCAGGTCGATCACCGCGTCCACATGCTCGATCATCATCGGGCACTCCTGGACGCAGGCCCGGCAGGTGGTGCAGGCCCAGAGCGTGTCGGGATGCACCATCGGGCCGATGACGGGCTCGGCGGGGCCGCCATGCACCCCGCCCAAGGGCCGCCCGGGATGGCCGTGACCGGCGTAGGACCGGTCCGATCCTTCCTCGTCCAGCGCCGTCACCAAGTCCTGGATCAGCTTCTTGGGGTTCAGCGGCAGGCCGGCGGCATAGGCCGGGCAGGCCGTCTCGCACCGGCCGCACTGGACGCAGGCGTCGAACCCCAGCAGGCGGTTCCAGTCGAAATCCACGGGACGCTCGGTCCCCAGCTTCGGCGCCTCCAGGTCGAGCGGCCTGATCGCGCTGTCGCGGCCGGCGCCGTCCCGGAACCGCAGGGGGCGGGGATGGGCGACCAGATGAAGGGCTCCGTGAACCGCGTGCTTCAGGGGTCCCTTCCAGACGCCGAGCACCAGTTCGGCGCAGCCCCAGGCGCCGACCAGCACCAGCGCCAGGGCCAGCCACCCCGGCAGGAGGCCCCCGGCGGTCTGGTCCAGGGCCACCGTCAGGAAGGCCGCGGCATAGGCCAGCAACGCGAAAGGCAGCCGGCTGAAGCGTCCGCCGGACAGTTCCGCCGGCCGCTCGACCCGGCGGCGCCACCCGACCATCAACCCGCCCGCCAGCATGGCCGCCAGCGCCAGGCTCAGCAACGCCCAGACCGCCCCGTGCCGCAACGGCGGCAATGCCAGCGCCACGATCAGCACCAGCGAGGCGAGGAAGCCGCCGGCCGTCAGCGCGTGGAACCGGGAGTTGAAGCTGTTGCGCGCCACGACCTCGTGGACATCGACCAGGTAGCGGCGCGGCAGGGCTTTCAGCCCGGCGACGAAATCGACCTCCGCCGCGCGGCCCGCGCGCCAGCGCCGGGCCTGGACCAGGGCCAGCAGCAGGCCGGCGGCCAGCATGGCGATGACGATGGTGGAGAGCGTCGTCGCGATCATGCCGGCACTCACAGGTCCTTGCACAGGCGGGCGGCGTCGTAGATCGCCGCATGGATGTTGCGCCCGGCGACGCCGTCGCCGATCCGGTAGAGGGCGGCGTGCCCGTTGCTCCGATGCGGCTGAGGCCGCCCCTCGACCAGGGCCCGAAGGTCTATCTCGCCCCGGTTGACCGAGCGCTCCTTCAGGTCGAAATACAGGCCCTCGTTGGGCAGGGTGCCGAACTCGACCACGACCTGGTCGACCAGCCGCTCCTCCTCCTCGTGGGTGAACTCGTTGCGCAGCACCGCGACCAGCTTGTTGCCCTCGCGGTAGATCTCGGTGAGCTGGAGATTGGGCGACATGACGACCCCCAGCTTGTACAGCTCGCGCAGATGGATCGGCTGGTTGGTGGCCCCGACCTCCTCCGCGATCATGCGGTCCTGGGTCGCGATCTCCACCAAGGCGCCCCGCTTCGCCAGGAATTCGGCGCAGGACGAGGCGTGGTGCTGGCCGGTGCCGTCGTACAGCAGGATACTGTCGGCGGGCTCGACCGCGCCGGTCAGCATGTCCCAGGTGGTGAGGGCCAGTTCGGCGCCCTTGACGTCGCCCCGGCTGGGATGGCCGCCGGTCGCCAGGATGATCACGTCGGGGTTCTCCGCCTCGATCAGGTCGGGTGTCGCCTCGACGCCCAGCCGCATGTCGGTGCCGAGCCTGGTCGCCTGCTGGGTCAGCCAGCGGGTGATCCCGGTCAGGGCCTCCCGCCAGGTCGCCTTGGCGGCGATGGTGATCTGCCCGCCGGTCGCGGCGTTCTTCTCGAACAGCACGACGGAATGGCCGCGCTCGGCGCACACCCGGGCCGCCTCCAGCCCGCCGGGGCCGCCGCCGACCACCACGACGCGCTTCTTCGCGTCGGCCTTGGGGATGATGTGGGGCATCGTCCGCTCGCGCCCGGTCGCCGCGTTCTGGATGCACAGGGCGTCGCCGCCGGCATAGATCCGGTCGATGCAGTAGCCGGCGCCGACGCATTGCCGGATATCGTCCATCCGCCCTTCCATCAGCTTCCGCACCAGGTGCGGGTCGGCGATGTGGGCGCGGGTCATGGCGACCATGTCCACGTGGCCCTCGGCCACGGCGCGGCCGGCGGTGTTCAGGTCGGTCACCCGCTGGGCGTGGAAGACGGGGATGTCCACCTCGCGCTTGATGGCGCTGGGCAGGAACAGGAAGGGTGCCACCGGGAACGACATGTTGGGCAGCACGATCGCGTGGGCCAGATGGTCCCGGGCCTGCCCACCCAGGATGTTGGCGAAGTCGATCAACCCGCGCTCGGCATAGGTGCGCGCGATGGCGACGCAGTCCTCGTGGTTCAGGCCGTCGTCGATCAGCTCGTCACCCGACATGCGGATGCCGATGACATAGTCGTCGCCGACCGCCTCGCGGCATGCCTCCAGCACCTCGATGCCGAAGCGCATGCGGTTCTCCAGGCTGCCGCCGTACTTGTCGGTGCGCCTGTTGACCGAAGGGCTCCAGAACTGGTCGATCAGGTGGCCGTGGGCCGCCGACAGCTCGAACCCGTCGAGCCCGCCCTCCTTGCAACGGCGCGCCGCGGCGGCATAGTCGGCGACGATGCGCCGGATGTCGGTGTCCTCCATCTCCTTCGGGATGGTCCGGCTGGCCGGCTCCCGCCTGGGCGAGGCCGACATGGTCGGCAGCCAGTTCTCGGTGTCCCACTTGGTCCGGCGGCCCATATGCGTGAGCTGGACCATCAGCGCCGCACCATGCGCGTGGACGCGGTCGGAGAATTCCCGGAAGAAGGGGACGACGCTGTCGTCGGCGACTGAGATCTGGTTCCACGGGGCCGCCGGGCTGTCGAGCGCCACCGACGAGGAGCCGCCGAACATGGTCAGGCCGATGCCGCCCCTGGCCTTCTCCTCGTGGTAGAGCTGGTAGCGCTCCTTGGGCTTGCCGTCCGAGCCGTAGGATGGCGCGTGCGACGTGCTCATCACCCGGTTGCGGATGGTCAGGTGCTTGATTTTCAAGGGGCGGAGAAGCGCTTCGACGGGAGACATTTGACCTCGGTTCCCCATCATTGTGACAGTCTCAAGAATTCGCCGGCGGCGGCAGCGTCACATGCCCTAGCGCGACAAATTTCCGTCAAGTTGCGACAAGGTGTCCGATGCCCCGGCTGCGGCATCCGGCAGCTTGAGAAGGGGGTTTCGGCGGCATACCACCGCGTGGAGAACGGACAGGCGCGGGTTCCACCGGAATGACGAACGACACCGATGGCGAGGACGGAAAACGGCGCCTGGTCAGCCGGCACGACCAGTTCGCGAAGTACCTTCTGGACCAGCCCGGCATCGCCGACGCGTTCCTTTGGGAAAGGCTGCCGCCGGCGGTGGCGGCCAACCTGTCCGACGCGGCGGCGGTGGACAGGTCGGAGAGCTTCGTCGACGCCGCCCTGCGGGAACGGCGCGGCGACAGGGTCTACAGCCTGAGCACCCGTATCGGCGACCCGCTGCTGACCTGGGCCCTGGTCGAGCACAAGAGCACGCCGCACATCAACTCGCTCCCCCAGCTCCTGACCTATGTGAGCGGTGCCGCCGTGCGGGGCGCCGTCCGGCGGGTGATGCAGGATGGAAGCATCTGGATGGTTCCCGTTCCGGTGTACGCGATCATTCTGTATCATGGGACGCGGCCATGGTCGCTGCCGACCCGGCTCAGGGACGCTTATGGCGTGCCGGGCGGGATGGTGGAGGCGGGGCTGCTTGATTTCGGCTATGTCCTGATCGACCTGGAGACGATCGCCGATGACGAACTGTCCCGGCATCCCGATCTTCAGGCGGGCCTGCTGGTTCTGAAATACGCAAGCCGCGACGCAGACCCGGGGGAGACGCTGGAGCGGCTGCTGACGATCGGGGCGGGAGCCGGCCTGGCGGTGATCGTATCGGTGGTGAGGTACTTGTTCAGCGCGGCGGAAACCCTGGACCGCCAGCATTTGAAGACGATCTTGGGCGGCATCGTGCCGGAGGAGAGTGAAATGATCATGTCGAACGCGCTCCGCGAAGTCATGGCCGAGGCCCGCGCCGAAGGCGCGATCCTCGGTGAAGCGAAAGGCAAAGCTCAGGGCAAGGCCGAGATGTTGCTCCGGCAACTCGGCCGACGCTTCGGACCGGTGCCGGAGGAGACGGCCCAACGGGTGCGGGCGGCGTCGATGGACGATCTGGACCGCTGGGCCGAAACCATTTTCGACGCGCCGACGCTCGACGCGGTTTTCAACGATCTTCATTGAAAGCGGCGGCGCGGACCCTTCCGCGCCGCCGGGCTTCACTCCGCCGCCGCGGCCGCCAGGGGCGCTCCCGAATAAATCGGGAAGCGGGCGCACAGGGCCTGCACCCTTTCCCGCACCCGGGTCTCGACCGCGGTATTGTCGCCGGAGGCGCCGACGGCGGCCAACCCGTCCAGGACCTGGGTGATCATCTCGCCGACCTGGGTGAACTCCGCCGTGCCGAAGCCCCGCGTCGTGGCGGCCGGGGTGCCGAGCCGCACGCCCGAGGTCACCATCGGCTTCTCCGGGTCGAACGGGATGCCGTTCTTGTTGCAGGTCATCCCGGCACGCTCCAGGCTCGCCTCGGCGGCCTTGCCGGTCAGGCCCTTGGGCCGCAGATCGACCAGCACGATGTGGCTGTCGGTGCCGCCCGACACGATGTCCACCCCGCCCTCGATCAGACGCGACGAAAGCGCGCGGGCATTGTCCACGACCGTGCGGGCATAGGTCTTGAACTCCGGCCGCAGCGCCTCGCCGAACGACACCGCCTTCGCGGCGATCACATGCATCAGCGGACCGCCTTGCAATCCCGGGAACACGGCGGAGTTGATCTTCTTACCCAGGTCGGCATCGTTGGACAACACCATGCCGCCGCGCGGACCGCGGAGCGTCTTGTGCGTCGTCGTGGTGGTGACATGCGCGTGCGGGACCGGATTGGGATAGACGCCGCCCGCGATCAGGCCGGCATAGTGGGCCATGTCCACCATCAGGTATGCCCCGGCCTCGTCGGCGATCTCCCGGAACGCGGCGAAATCGATCACCCGGGGATAGGCGGAGCCGCCGGCGACGATCAGCTTCGGCCTGTGCTCGCGTGCGAGATCGCGGACCTGGTCGTAGTCGATCAGCGCATCCTCGCGCCGGACGCCGTACTGCACGGCGTTGAACCACTTGCCGGACTGGTTGACCGAGGCGCCATGGGTCAGGTGGCCTCCGGCCGCCAGGGACATGCCGAGGATGGTGTCGCCCGGCTGGAGCAGGGCCATGAACACCGCTTGATTGGCCTGGGCGCCCGAGTGGGGCTGGACGTTCGCGTAAGCGCAGCCGAACAGCGCCTTGGCCCGGTCGATCGCGATCTGCTCGGCGACATCGACGAACTCGCAGCCGCCATAGTAGCGGCGGCCGGGATAACCCTCCGCGTACTTGTTGGTCAGGACGGAGCCTTGCGCTTCGAGCACGGCGGAGGAGACGATGTTCTCCGACGCGATCAGCTCGATCTGGTCCTGCTGCCGGTGCAACTCCCGGGCAAGGGAGGATGCCAGTTCCGGGTCGGCGGCGGCGAGGCGCGCGGTGAAGAACTGCTCGATGGAGTGCGGCATGTCAAAACCCTTCAGCATTCGATGCCCTTCAGCATTCGATAAAGTTGACGGCGAGGCCGCCAAGCGAGGTTTCCTTGTATTTCGTCTGCATGTCGGCGCCGGTCTCGCGCATGGTGCGGATCACCTTGTCGAGCGAGACATGGTGCTGGCCGTCGCTGCGCAACGCCAAGCGCGCGGCGTTGATCGCCTTGGTGGCGCCGATCGCGTTGCGCTCGATGCACGGGATCTGGACCAGGCCGCCGATGGGATCGCAGGTCAGGCCCAGATTGTGCTCCATCCCGATCTCGGCGGCGTTCTCGACCTGCTCCGGCGTGCCGCCCTGCGCGGCGGCGAGGCCGGCGGCGGCCATGGAACAGGCGACGCCGACTTCCCCCTGGCAGCCGACCTCCGCGCCGGAGATCGAGGCGTTGCGCTTGTAGAGGCCGCCGATGGCGCCGGCGGTCAGCAGGAAGGTGAAGACGCCCTGCTCGCTGCGGCCGAAGCAGAAGCGGTCGTAATAGTGCAGCACCGCCGGGATCAGGCCGGCCGCCCCGTTGGTCGGCGCCGTGACGACCCGCCCGCCCGCCGCGTTCTCCTCGTTAACGGCGATGGCGTAGAGGCTGACCCAATCCATGATCGCCATGGGATCGCGGAGCGACGCCTCCGCCCTGCCGTTCAACTCGCGGTGCAACGCCCCGGCGCGGCGGCGGACATCGAGGCCGCCCGGCAGCTTGCCCTCCTGGGTCAGGCCGCGGGCGACGCAGGCCTGCATGGCGTCCCAGATGCGGCGCAGGCCGGCGTCGATCTCGGCATCCGTCCGCCGGATCCGCTCGTTGGCTCGCATCATATCG contains:
- a CDS encoding NADH:flavin oxidoreductase codes for the protein MSPVEALLRPLKIKHLTIRNRVMSTSHAPSYGSDGKPKERYQLYHEEKARGGIGLTMFGGSSSVALDSPAAPWNQISVADDSVVPFFREFSDRVHAHGAALMVQLTHMGRRTKWDTENWLPTMSASPRREPASRTIPKEMEDTDIRRIVADYAAAARRCKEGGLDGFELSAAHGHLIDQFWSPSVNRRTDKYGGSLENRMRFGIEVLEACREAVGDDYVIGIRMSGDELIDDGLNHEDCVAIARTYAERGLIDFANILGGQARDHLAHAIVLPNMSFPVAPFLFLPSAIKREVDIPVFHAQRVTDLNTAGRAVAEGHVDMVAMTRAHIADPHLVRKLMEGRMDDIRQCVGAGYCIDRIYAGGDALCIQNAATGRERTMPHIIPKADAKKRVVVVGGGPGGLEAARVCAERGHSVVLFEKNAATGGQITIAAKATWREALTGITRWLTQQATRLGTDMRLGVEATPDLIEAENPDVIILATGGHPSRGDVKGAELALTTWDMLTGAVEPADSILLYDGTGQHHASSCAEFLAKRGALVEIATQDRMIAEEVGATNQPIHLRELYKLGVVMSPNLQLTEIYREGNKLVAVLRNEFTHEEEERLVDQVVVEFGTLPNEGLYFDLKERSVNRGEIDLRALVEGRPQPHRSNGHAALYRIGDGVAGRNIHAAIYDAARLCKDL
- a CDS encoding Rpn family recombination-promoting nuclease/putative transposase, which produces MTNDTDGEDGKRRLVSRHDQFAKYLLDQPGIADAFLWERLPPAVAANLSDAAAVDRSESFVDAALRERRGDRVYSLSTRIGDPLLTWALVEHKSTPHINSLPQLLTYVSGAAVRGAVRRVMQDGSIWMVPVPVYAIILYHGTRPWSLPTRLRDAYGVPGGMVEAGLLDFGYVLIDLETIADDELSRHPDLQAGLLVLKYASRDADPGETLERLLTIGAGAGLAVIVSVVRYLFSAAETLDRQHLKTILGGIVPEESEMIMSNALREVMAEARAEGAILGEAKGKAQGKAEMLLRQLGRRFGPVPEETAQRVRAASMDDLDRWAETIFDAPTLDAVFNDLH
- a CDS encoding DUF3483 domain-containing protein, coding for MIATTLSTIVIAMLAAGLLLALVQARRWRAGRAAEVDFVAGLKALPRRYLVDVHEVVARNSFNSRFHALTAGGFLASLVLIVALALPPLRHGAVWALLSLALAAMLAGGLMVGWRRRVERPAELSGGRFSRLPFALLAYAAAFLTVALDQTAGGLLPGWLALALVLVGAWGCAELVLGVWKGPLKHAVHGALHLVAHPRPLRFRDGAGRDSAIRPLDLEAPKLGTERPVDFDWNRLLGFDACVQCGRCETACPAYAAGLPLNPKKLIQDLVTALDEEGSDRSYAGHGHPGRPLGGVHGGPAEPVIGPMVHPDTLWACTTCRACVQECPMMIEHVDAVIDLRRFQTLELGATPGKAAGVLEELRATDNPGGRPLSRRLDWAVDLDLPVLAGKGGCDVLLWLGDGAFELRTQRSLRALVRLLRRAGVDFAVLGAEELDCGDVARRLGDEATFQDLARRNVTTLRRYRFDRIVTADPHALHTLRNEYRPFGLDVPVVHHTAFLLDLLREGLLKAETRLSDSVTYHDPCYLGRYNGEIDAPRALLDAIGLTRVEMERSGLRSSCCGGGGGAPLTDVAGERRIPDVRMDHARATGAATVAVACPNCALMLEGVVGPRPQVAEIAELVLAATEPRP
- the glyA gene encoding serine hydroxymethyltransferase, producing the protein MPHSIEQFFTARLAAADPELASSLARELHRQQDQIELIASENIVSSAVLEAQGSVLTNKYAEGYPGRRYYGGCEFVDVAEQIAIDRAKALFGCAYANVQPHSGAQANQAVFMALLQPGDTILGMSLAAGGHLTHGASVNQSGKWFNAVQYGVRREDALIDYDQVRDLAREHRPKLIVAGGSAYPRVIDFAAFREIADEAGAYLMVDMAHYAGLIAGGVYPNPVPHAHVTTTTTHKTLRGPRGGMVLSNDADLGKKINSAVFPGLQGGPLMHVIAAKAVSFGEALRPEFKTYARTVVDNARALSSRLIEGGVDIVSGGTDSHIVLVDLRPKGLTGKAAEASLERAGMTCNKNGIPFDPEKPMVTSGVRLGTPAATTRGFGTAEFTQVGEMITQVLDGLAAVGASGDNTAVETRVRERVQALCARFPIYSGAPLAAAAAE
- a CDS encoding L-serine ammonia-lyase, with product MSVSVFDIFKIGIGPSSSHTVGPMKAAAAFIGALKERGVLAGTRRVTAELFGSLALTGVGHGTDRAVLLGLSGAEPDTIDPDRITGILEGIKSDRRIMLKDRHEVAFDEGEDLVLHRDHTLPGHPNGMRFTAFDAGGAVLDTRIFYSIGGGFVVTEEEMFRNERVADAPPVPYDFVSGSQMLEAARTSGLSIADMMRANERIRRTDAEIDAGLRRIWDAMQACVARGLTQEGKLPGGLDVRRRAGALHRELNGRAEASLRDPMAIMDWVSLYAIAVNEENAAGGRVVTAPTNGAAGLIPAVLHYYDRFCFGRSEQGVFTFLLTAGAIGGLYKRNASISGAEVGCQGEVGVACSMAAAGLAAAQGGTPEQVENAAEIGMEHNLGLTCDPIGGLVQIPCIERNAIGATKAINAARLALRSDGQHHVSLDKVIRTMRETGADMQTKYKETSLGGLAVNFIEC
- a CDS encoding electron transfer flavoprotein subunit beta codes for the protein MVEVAVLLSVGRHPASGRPRRAPLDAQALELALQLVESGHAARVHALHAGDPANPALRDYLGMGLDRLEVLDLPPGVDPVPALVARLRELAPTLVLAGAVAEGGEDSGMVPYLMARSLERPIVPDVVALELSGDGADLTQALPRGRRRLVGAGLPLVATLHGSAPAARQSAFARARRGSIDTLPADGVGDAFLEDCAARPWRARPRLMGARRGGTALDRLKAATETRAGQGRLMVQPSPEDAASAIYECLIEQGMIR
- a CDS encoding electron transfer flavoprotein subunit alpha/FixB family protein — protein: MTRKRRDPRAELLALTVSEQPRRRIARGAAPAPGGRRRRDPRAERAGAAVQVGARRRIDWSGAALAHPGHRGDLETAAAAGPSVRIIDEPAFMVLVVLDQPDGEMTDHDRQVIAAGRILADAGGGAVAALSAGIEREADLGAAGIDRAMKVDFEPFAGYCPEQRAALVLAAVDSLKPRHVLFAESPSGGADLARRVAAATGERLFPGVRTLTPAQAGRRARGGSSELSRAPARLMSISPDAFPPLEDVRHEARPIPAPVPALPASPGIRSARLLETDPDRLSLAEADFIVSAGNGLADWEAFAELAEVLGATRGGSRVVCDAGHLPRDRQIGASGTLVTARCYFALGVAGAPQHLQGITEVKHVIAVNTDLHAEMIKRADLAIVADAQAVMPALIRHARERRRERGGHG